Proteins co-encoded in one Cytobacillus sp. NJ13 genomic window:
- a CDS encoding VanZ family protein, giving the protein MFKWIIRMLPFLYIALIWVLSSMPADAVVELPDLAVDRFIKESMHLIEFGILYVLLVLAALTAFKMTPGVNILLAVLACFYGILDEIHQSFVPYRSATLIDAVKDITGVLVCWYLISRALFYGKFKKLGNLLLLIRRF; this is encoded by the coding sequence ATGTTTAAGTGGATCATACGGATGCTGCCTTTCCTTTATATAGCGCTTATTTGGGTCCTGTCCAGCATGCCGGCAGATGCAGTGGTGGAGCTGCCGGATTTGGCGGTGGACCGTTTTATAAAAGAATCTATGCATCTGATTGAGTTTGGTATTTTATATGTTCTTCTGGTTTTGGCTGCTTTAACTGCATTTAAAATGACACCGGGAGTGAATATTTTATTGGCCGTATTGGCGTGCTTTTACGGGATTCTCGATGAAATTCATCAATCATTTGTTCCTTATCGGTCTGCCACTTTGATTGACGCTGTCAAGGATATTACCGGTGTGCTGGTGTGCTGGTATTTGATCAGCCGGGCTCTTTTTTATGGGAAGTTTAAAAAGCTTGGAAATTTATTGCTTTTAATAAGGCGTTTTTGA
- a CDS encoding peptidoglycan DD-metalloendopeptidase family protein, with protein MREEEKKRSSQDSSFKRFMKKQWAFPAIYIASAAIILTGVLWYQTSDNATDTDSYDYEATDITGKKYDEPALEVNRAMENFVMPVKDPDSAVIQKQFYDYDGKAEEQEAALVFYNNTYHPNTGIDITTKDGETFNVLAALSGKVTKVEEDSLLGNVIVVEHDKGIVTQYQSVTEMNVEVGDQVEQGDALAKAGESLFNEEAGVHVHFEIRKDGIPVNPLDYFNKPLSSLQELDTTDKANAEENSGATEENDEAAPSEDKPAEESGKTEDEGSAEESADENAGNTEEDESADTEEDPAAGTSEDEGQTDDQVEEDTATESTDA; from the coding sequence ATGAGAGAGGAAGAAAAGAAACGATCTTCTCAAGATTCCAGCTTTAAACGCTTTATGAAGAAGCAGTGGGCATTCCCAGCTATCTACATTGCAAGTGCAGCAATCATTTTAACCGGTGTTCTTTGGTATCAAACAAGCGACAACGCTACAGACACTGACAGCTACGATTACGAAGCCACTGATATTACCGGCAAAAAGTACGACGAGCCAGCATTGGAAGTTAACCGTGCAATGGAAAACTTCGTAATGCCTGTCAAAGATCCAGACTCAGCTGTCATTCAAAAACAATTCTATGACTATGACGGCAAGGCTGAAGAACAGGAAGCTGCTCTAGTATTTTACAATAACACATACCATCCGAACACAGGTATTGATATTACTACAAAGGATGGAGAAACTTTTAATGTCCTTGCTGCATTAAGCGGAAAAGTAACCAAGGTAGAAGAAGATTCACTGTTGGGCAATGTCATTGTAGTAGAGCATGACAAAGGAATTGTAACACAATATCAATCTGTTACAGAGATGAATGTTGAGGTTGGCGACCAGGTAGAACAAGGTGATGCCCTTGCTAAGGCAGGCGAAAGCTTGTTTAATGAAGAAGCAGGCGTACATGTACACTTTGAAATCCGCAAAGACGGAATCCCGGTCAATCCACTTGATTACTTCAATAAGCCGCTTAGCTCTTTACAGGAGTTAGACACAACTGACAAAGCAAATGCAGAAGAAAACAGCGGTGCAACTGAAGAAAACGACGAAGCTGCTCCTTCTGAGGACAAGCCAGCTGAAGAGTCCGGCAAAACGGAAGACGAAGGTTCTGCTGAAGAATCTGCAGATGAAAATGCCGGAAATACGGAAGAAGACGAGTCTGCTGATACAGAAGAAGACCCAGCTGCTGGAACTTCTGAAGACGAAGGTCAAACTGACGACCAAGTTGAAGAAGACACTGCAACTGAATCAACTGACGCATAA
- a CDS encoding pyroglutamyl-peptidase I, giving the protein MKKLLLTGFEPFLDFPINPTEKIVSALDGKGVGNYEIMGHLLPVDFNLAPKKIKEEVMEKKPDAVISLGLAAGRTAITPERIAINCQDGEPDNSGVAPEDKLIEENGPDGYFSTLPIRRMVNRLKEAGYPAFISNTAGTYLCNNVMYSVLHLLKSTNTEVPAGFVHIPASHALAAAGKKSMASWSDADLLDAITLIIRELD; this is encoded by the coding sequence ATGAAGAAACTGCTATTAACCGGATTTGAACCTTTTCTTGATTTTCCGATTAATCCGACAGAAAAGATTGTGAGTGCATTGGATGGCAAAGGAGTTGGAAACTATGAAATTATGGGACATCTTTTGCCGGTGGATTTTAATCTCGCACCTAAGAAAATAAAAGAGGAAGTAATGGAGAAAAAACCGGATGCGGTGATTTCTCTCGGGCTGGCTGCTGGCCGCACAGCAATCACACCCGAAAGAATTGCAATCAATTGCCAGGATGGGGAGCCGGACAATAGCGGAGTCGCCCCTGAAGACAAACTGATAGAGGAAAATGGTCCCGATGGCTATTTTTCAACCCTTCCGATCCGCCGGATGGTTAATAGACTTAAAGAAGCGGGATATCCTGCATTCATCTCAAATACAGCGGGAACTTATCTATGCAATAATGTTATGTATTCCGTGCTCCATCTGCTGAAATCCACAAACACTGAAGTACCGGCGGGTTTTGTCCATATTCCTGCTTCCCACGCACTGGCAGCAGCAGGCAAAAAGAGCATGGCAAGCTGGTCTGATGCGGATTTGCTGGACGCCATTACTCTTATCATCAGAGAATTGGATTAA
- a CDS encoding DUF4212 domain-containing protein, with protein sequence MKKIDKKVADSYFREKTRNMIIYFAIGFLASFGVVFFAEPLSDITINGFPFHYFMGAQGAVLTFIILLFVNAKMGDAIDRKYGIDENKNEQISSGKVLDH encoded by the coding sequence TTGAAAAAAATTGATAAAAAAGTAGCGGACAGTTATTTCCGCGAAAAGACTCGGAATATGATCATTTATTTTGCTATTGGATTTCTTGCCTCTTTTGGCGTGGTCTTTTTTGCAGAACCATTAAGCGATATTACGATTAACGGATTTCCATTCCATTACTTTATGGGCGCACAGGGAGCTGTACTAACCTTTATCATTCTGCTGTTTGTTAATGCCAAAATGGGGGATGCCATTGACCGGAAATATGGAATTGATGAAAACAAAAATGAACAAATCAGTTCAGGGAAAGTTCTTGATCATTAA
- a CDS encoding sodium:solute symporter family protein, protein MDTQFLVSLSIILATFALYIGIAIYNKAKETSEFYVAGRGVPPVFNGMAIGADWMSAASFIGMAGTIMLLGYDGLAYIMGWTGGYLLLTFLLAPQLRKYGRYTVPEFIGDRFDSHTARVIAALCTIIISFTYSIGQLSGSGVVIGRLFEIDAKIGTMIGVVLIAFYAAFGGMKGITWTQVAQYIILIIAYLIPVIFMSLQLTGNPMPWISYGELVGKMGELDRELGISEYFAPFTNGTKWQFLALMFTLMAGTAGLPHVIVRFYTVSTMKAARWSGAWALLFIGLLYLSAPAYAAFSRFILMTQVAGSKIAELPAWTKTWVDTGKLQVADGNGDGVLQWNELIISNDIVVMATPEIANLGMFVIGLVAAGAMAAALSTAGGLMIAISSAFAHDIFYRVLRPNSTEKTRLSVARWSIVIATLLAGLIALNPPGAITQIVAWAFALATGTFFPALVLGVWWKRSNSQGVIAGLLVGLGVTLAYIFAAKYGGYTILGIIDTGAGVFGAAAAFAANIIVSLMTAAPSQKIQEEVMDLRYPEQMVYKDGEVWMNDDGSKPV, encoded by the coding sequence TTGGATACGCAATTTTTGGTCTCATTATCCATTATTTTAGCTACATTTGCTTTGTATATTGGCATAGCCATTTATAATAAGGCAAAAGAGACATCGGAGTTTTATGTTGCTGGCCGCGGGGTGCCGCCAGTCTTTAATGGAATGGCGATAGGCGCCGACTGGATGAGTGCCGCTTCCTTTATCGGGATGGCGGGAACGATCATGCTCCTGGGCTATGACGGTCTTGCCTATATTATGGGCTGGACGGGCGGTTACCTGCTCTTAACATTCCTATTGGCACCACAGCTGCGGAAATACGGCCGCTACACGGTTCCTGAATTCATTGGTGACCGGTTTGACAGCCACACAGCCCGTGTGATTGCAGCCCTTTGTACAATCATCATCAGCTTCACCTATTCGATCGGACAGCTGTCCGGTTCAGGAGTGGTTATCGGCCGCCTGTTCGAAATTGATGCAAAAATCGGCACAATGATTGGAGTGGTGCTTATTGCCTTTTATGCCGCATTCGGAGGTATGAAGGGGATTACATGGACGCAGGTTGCTCAATATATCATTCTGATTATCGCTTACTTAATACCGGTTATTTTCATGTCACTGCAATTAACAGGTAACCCGATGCCATGGATTTCATACGGTGAACTTGTTGGAAAAATGGGTGAGCTCGACCGCGAATTGGGAATCTCTGAATATTTTGCGCCATTCACAAATGGAACAAAGTGGCAGTTCCTTGCGCTTATGTTTACGCTGATGGCCGGTACAGCAGGCCTTCCGCACGTAATTGTCCGTTTCTATACGGTGTCAACAATGAAGGCTGCCCGCTGGTCAGGAGCATGGGCGTTATTATTTATTGGTTTGCTTTACTTATCTGCTCCTGCATACGCTGCATTTTCCCGTTTTATCCTTATGACACAGGTTGCCGGCAGCAAAATTGCTGAGCTGCCTGCCTGGACGAAGACATGGGTAGATACAGGAAAGCTTCAGGTAGCGGATGGCAATGGCGATGGCGTGCTTCAATGGAACGAACTGATCATCTCAAATGATATTGTCGTAATGGCCACACCAGAGATTGCCAACTTGGGGATGTTTGTTATTGGATTAGTGGCAGCAGGGGCAATGGCTGCTGCATTATCAACAGCCGGCGGTTTGATGATTGCGATATCTTCTGCTTTTGCCCACGATATTTTTTACCGGGTGTTAAGACCGAATTCAACTGAAAAGACACGTCTTTCTGTTGCTCGATGGTCCATTGTAATCGCCACTCTTTTGGCAGGCCTTATCGCACTTAACCCTCCAGGAGCGATTACGCAAATTGTTGCCTGGGCATTTGCGCTTGCGACAGGAACATTCTTCCCGGCACTTGTTCTGGGTGTCTGGTGGAAGCGTTCAAACTCACAGGGGGTTATTGCCGGCTTGCTGGTGGGATTAGGTGTAACTTTGGCGTACATCTTTGCAGCTAAATATGGCGGCTATACAATCCTGGGTATTATTGATACAGGAGCTGGTGTGTTTGGTGCCGCTGCTGCATTTGCAGCTAATATCATTGTTTCTCTTATGACAGCTGCCCCTTCGCAAAAAATTCAGGAGGAAGTTATGGATCTTCGCTATCCGGAGCAAATGGTCTATAAAGATGGTGAAGTATGGATGAACGATGATGGATCAAAACCTGTATAA
- a CDS encoding DUF294 nucleotidyltransferase-like domain-containing protein, translating to MMDQNLYNLYHLEAVRLHPFFHGVESDTALSLLSLCEVRRYGKNDIILKKDKPREGLLLILEGLSEVLVKNEHNGREEVLEVVQAGELIVFSSLADFLGVSKQIDTESMVEVKAASEVRAMFIPFEVLRKRWDDPAVHDYLLAQVAIRLKDVYASLAEQVKRATDYGESDVFMIRVQDVMSSEAAAVSPAATVQEAAKLMHNRKISSVLVAENDCLKGIITERDIVERVAAKGADLSAQARTIMTVNPVTISRFAYYYDALSLILLKGVKHLPVMEDSKVAGIVTLSDLLRRKNENVMKTVQKIEKADRDSLPQIKTGIYDIIDSLIRDRAPIFKMLEIITKLYDRLAGRIIALSISELKEKGLQQPCEFAFYQMGSSGRGEQFILTDQDHFLVYESHSEDASAFFEELGKRITSNMEAAGYARCKGFMMCSEQKWRGSLTVWEERLRTWMLHSTNDHLLLAQNFFSYRLIAGSEELHAKFEALAAEQIKRFRIFLFRLAQLEKEHAIPTLDQPIRSLFKLHRKNIDMKKDILFPYHHSLQILSLVHGKLSGTPLEKIDFLQEKQVFSKELAHDLRGSVSTIMTLYVTQRWQQEKSGAALSSVVSFTRMSTREKEELILSLKTLRVLQSQAIAGFSL from the coding sequence ATGATGGATCAAAACCTGTATAACCTATACCATTTGGAGGCTGTGCGGCTTCACCCCTTTTTTCATGGGGTGGAATCTGATACAGCCCTTTCACTTCTTTCTTTGTGTGAAGTCCGCCGCTATGGAAAAAATGACATTATCCTGAAAAAAGATAAACCGCGTGAAGGCCTTCTGCTCATATTAGAAGGTCTTTCAGAGGTTTTAGTGAAGAATGAACACAATGGGAGGGAAGAAGTACTTGAAGTAGTCCAGGCAGGGGAATTGATTGTTTTTTCAAGCCTCGCCGATTTCCTGGGAGTTTCTAAACAGATCGATACAGAGTCAATGGTCGAAGTCAAAGCCGCCAGCGAGGTAAGGGCGATGTTCATTCCGTTTGAGGTGTTGAGAAAAAGATGGGATGACCCTGCTGTTCATGATTACTTGCTGGCGCAGGTAGCCATCAGATTGAAAGATGTCTACGCTTCTCTTGCAGAACAGGTAAAGCGAGCGACAGATTATGGAGAAAGTGATGTATTCATGATCAGAGTTCAGGATGTCATGAGCAGTGAGGCAGCCGCAGTCAGTCCAGCCGCAACCGTTCAGGAGGCCGCAAAATTAATGCATAATAGAAAAATCAGTTCGGTCCTCGTTGCAGAGAATGATTGCTTAAAGGGGATTATTACGGAAAGAGACATAGTGGAACGGGTAGCTGCTAAAGGTGCTGATTTATCTGCTCAAGCAAGAACCATAATGACAGTAAACCCAGTCACGATATCAAGGTTTGCGTATTATTATGACGCCCTCTCTCTGATTCTGTTAAAGGGGGTCAAACACCTGCCTGTCATGGAAGATTCCAAGGTGGCGGGGATAGTGACACTATCAGATTTGCTGAGAAGGAAAAACGAGAATGTGATGAAGACAGTTCAAAAAATTGAAAAAGCCGACCGGGACAGTCTTCCACAAATCAAAACCGGCATCTATGACATTATTGATTCTTTAATAAGGGACCGTGCTCCCATATTTAAAATGCTTGAAATCATTACAAAGTTATACGATCGCCTGGCAGGCAGAATTATAGCTCTATCTATTTCTGAACTGAAAGAAAAAGGTTTGCAGCAGCCATGCGAATTTGCTTTCTATCAAATGGGCTCAAGCGGACGTGGAGAACAGTTCATACTCACAGATCAGGACCATTTCCTGGTTTATGAGAGTCATTCAGAAGATGCCTCGGCATTTTTTGAAGAGCTGGGAAAAAGAATCACCTCTAATATGGAAGCAGCTGGCTATGCACGCTGCAAAGGGTTCATGATGTGCAGTGAACAGAAATGGCGCGGCTCACTGACAGTTTGGGAAGAGAGGCTGCGAACATGGATGCTCCATTCAACAAATGACCATTTATTATTAGCGCAAAACTTCTTTTCCTATCGGCTAATTGCGGGGAGTGAAGAACTGCATGCAAAATTTGAAGCGCTGGCCGCTGAACAGATTAAACGGTTCAGAATTTTTTTATTCCGGCTGGCACAGCTGGAGAAGGAACATGCCATACCTACCCTGGATCAGCCGATCCGATCCCTATTCAAGCTGCATCGAAAGAACATTGATATGAAAAAAGATATTCTATTTCCCTATCACCATAGTCTGCAGATACTGTCACTTGTACATGGGAAACTATCAGGCACACCACTGGAAAAAATAGATTTTCTGCAGGAGAAACAGGTATTCTCAAAGGAGCTTGCGCACGATTTGAGAGGGTCTGTAAGCACTATTATGACATTGTATGTCACCCAGCGCTGGCAGCAGGAAAAATCAGGTGCCGCTCTCTCTTCCGTTGTCTCATTTACAAGAATGTCTACCCGTGAAAAAGAAGAATTAATTCTAAGCTTAAAGACATTAAGGGTGCTGCAGAGCCAGGCAATCGCTGGATTCTCTCTATAG
- a CDS encoding exonuclease domain-containing protein: MFFLRKNVTCSLTYENIPLSTPLEDLSFVVFDTETTGFRVSAADRIIEIGAVLVKGFQVQEKDLFQTYVNPKRQISREIKELTSISDELVKDAPQALEAIQSFFDYVESREAVCLVGHYVGFDALAIKSEFKREKLSLKNFLTIDTLDLIGFIAPSYDMRDLERYAMAFGTRIYDRHSAEGDALTAAYLFVELLFQFQQRGHRTWGELIKATHSQMRSLHF, encoded by the coding sequence ATGTTTTTTCTCAGAAAAAATGTGACATGTTCCTTAACATATGAGAACATTCCGTTATCCACTCCGCTTGAAGATCTGAGTTTTGTTGTATTTGATACTGAAACAACAGGATTTCGAGTATCTGCGGCCGACCGGATCATTGAGATAGGTGCCGTCCTGGTAAAAGGATTTCAAGTGCAGGAAAAGGACCTTTTTCAGACATATGTTAACCCAAAACGACAAATTTCTCGGGAAATAAAAGAATTAACCTCTATTTCCGATGAGCTGGTAAAAGACGCTCCGCAGGCATTGGAAGCTATTCAGAGCTTTTTTGACTATGTCGAATCAAGGGAAGCTGTATGCCTGGTTGGCCATTATGTAGGCTTTGATGCACTTGCTATCAAAAGTGAATTTAAGCGGGAAAAGCTTTCTTTAAAAAATTTCCTTACCATCGACACGCTGGATTTGATTGGCTTTATCGCACCGTCCTATGATATGCGCGACCTTGAGAGATATGCCATGGCATTCGGCACCCGTATATATGATCGCCATAGTGCAGAAGGGGATGCTTTAACTGCGGCTTACCTATTTGTTGAATTGCTTTTTCAATTTCAGCAGAGGGGCCATAGAACTTGGGGGGAATTGATTAAAGCAACTCACAGCCAAATGAGATCTCTGCATTTTTGA
- a CDS encoding LysM peptidoglycan-binding domain-containing protein, giving the protein MQTRKERILNDKRKKIKARGMAAASTVFAAVIASAGFSASAKEAQALTGSYKVKQGDTLYKISRKHDMTVKELKAVNRLKSDTIHPGQSLEVRTERHTEEPFNNETAVYTVVPGDTLWGIANRYRMNVNELKTLNKLKSDMVLINQKLTIKGDISRIKAVITGAADNFTVEFKNGNDYFTLKVPYGTAQTFQKMSGKEVLVIYKDGALIDIQ; this is encoded by the coding sequence ATGCAAACACGCAAGGAAAGGATTCTAAATGATAAAAGAAAAAAGATAAAAGCAAGAGGAATGGCGGCAGCCAGCACTGTTTTTGCTGCAGTAATCGCATCAGCCGGTTTCAGCGCTTCAGCAAAAGAAGCACAGGCATTGACGGGCTCCTACAAAGTGAAGCAGGGAGATACTTTATATAAAATCTCCAGGAAACATGATATGACTGTTAAAGAATTGAAAGCGGTTAACCGCCTTAAGTCTGACACGATCCATCCAGGCCAATCACTGGAGGTCCGGACTGAGCGCCATACAGAAGAACCCTTTAATAATGAGACAGCTGTTTATACCGTTGTGCCAGGAGATACACTATGGGGAATCGCAAATCGCTACCGCATGAATGTCAATGAATTGAAAACATTGAACAAGTTAAAAAGTGATATGGTACTCATTAATCAGAAATTGACCATTAAAGGTGATATTTCCAGAATAAAAGCAGTCATCACCGGTGCGGCAGACAATTTTACGGTAGAATTTAAAAACGGGAATGATTATTTCACATTGAAGGTACCTTATGGAACAGCACAGACCTTTCAAAAAATGTCTGGAAAAGAAGTCCTGGTGATATATAAGGACGGAGCACTGATTGATATACAGTAA
- the spoIIID gene encoding sporulation transcriptional regulator SpoIIID, translating into MHDYIKERTIKIGKYIVETKKTVRVIAKEFGVSKSTVHKDLTERLPEINPELANEVKEILDYHKSIRHLRGGEATKMKYKKEEMEEEPVK; encoded by the coding sequence GTGCACGATTACATCAAAGAGAGAACTATCAAGATTGGAAAGTATATCGTGGAGACGAAAAAAACGGTTCGCGTAATCGCGAAGGAGTTTGGCGTATCCAAAAGTACAGTCCATAAAGACTTGACGGAAAGATTACCTGAAATCAATCCTGAACTGGCAAACGAAGTAAAGGAAATCCTGGATTATCATAAATCGATCCGCCATCTGCGCGGCGGTGAAGCAACTAAAATGAAATACAAAAAAGAGGAAATGGAAGAAGAGCCAGTTAAATGA
- a CDS encoding rod shape-determining protein produces MFARDIGIDLGTANVLIHVKGRGIVLNEPSVVAIDKNTNKVLAVGEEARRMVGRTPGNIVAIRPLKDGVIADFDVTEAMLKHFINKLNVKGFLSKPRILICCPTNVTGVEQKAIREAAEKSGGKKVYLEEEPKVAAIGAGMDIFQPSGNMVVDIGGGTTDVAVLSMGDIVTSSSIKMAGDKFDNEILQYIKKEYKLLIGERTAENIKVTIGTVFPGGKNEEMEIRGRDMVSGLPRTITVRSDEVQGALAESVEVIVQAAKSVLERTPPELSADIIDRGVILTGGGALLHGIDQLLAEELKVPVLIAENPMDCVAVGTGIMLDNIDKLPKKKLL; encoded by the coding sequence ATGTTTGCTAGGGATATTGGGATTGATTTAGGAACTGCCAACGTGCTAATCCACGTTAAAGGTCGCGGAATTGTGCTGAATGAACCATCTGTAGTGGCAATTGATAAAAATACAAACAAAGTACTGGCCGTAGGTGAAGAGGCGCGCCGCATGGTCGGACGTACGCCAGGGAACATTGTGGCAATCCGCCCGCTAAAAGACGGGGTTATTGCTGACTTTGATGTGACAGAAGCGATGCTGAAGCACTTTATCAACAAACTGAATGTTAAAGGCTTCTTATCAAAGCCGCGCATTTTAATCTGCTGCCCCACAAATGTTACAGGTGTTGAACAGAAGGCGATTAGGGAAGCTGCTGAAAAAAGCGGCGGCAAAAAAGTATATCTTGAAGAAGAACCAAAAGTGGCGGCAATCGGAGCAGGCATGGATATCTTCCAGCCGAGCGGAAACATGGTTGTCGATATCGGCGGCGGTACAACAGACGTGGCGGTTTTATCCATGGGAGACATTGTTACGTCTTCATCCATAAAGATGGCCGGTGATAAATTTGACAATGAAATTCTTCAATATATCAAAAAAGAGTACAAGCTTCTAATCGGCGAAAGAACGGCCGAAAATATTAAAGTAACCATTGGAACCGTATTCCCTGGCGGCAAAAATGAGGAAATGGAAATCCGCGGCCGTGACATGGTGTCAGGTCTTCCAAGAACCATTACAGTTCGTTCCGATGAAGTTCAGGGTGCTCTGGCTGAATCCGTTGAAGTCATCGTACAGGCTGCTAAAAGCGTGCTGGAACGCACACCGCCTGAACTGTCTGCAGACATCATTGACCGCGGGGTTATTTTAACAGGCGGCGGGGCCCTTCTTCACGGAATCGACCAGCTTTTGGCAGAAGAGCTGAAAGTCCCTGTCTTAATTGCCGAAAACCCGATGGATTGCGTAGCCGTTGGAACAGGCATTATGCTTGATAATATTGATAAGCTTCCTAAGAAGAAGCTTTTATAA
- a CDS encoding flagellar hook-basal body protein yields the protein MFRGFYTAASGMLAQQRRTEVLTNNMANANTPGFKADQTSLRAFPEMLLQRMGKQTVPTENGLNLPFNGEVGRLTTGVYMQETLPSFMQGDMKETGMNTDLALLDLNLPVNPDTGLRGSVFYTAAGIDGEPRYTRNGNFTIDGGGYVTTASGLYILDDAGERIQLSSDRFTVSEDGVITGEAGETARLGIMYAQNPESLRKEGDGLFAATEESVLENAYNAQNVQFKLQQGYLERSNVDASRTMTDMMTAYRSFEANQKVLQAYDRSMEKAANEIGRIG from the coding sequence ATGTTTAGAGGTTTCTACACGGCTGCTTCCGGGATGCTGGCACAGCAGCGGAGGACAGAAGTGCTGACAAATAATATGGCCAATGCCAATACGCCCGGCTTTAAAGCAGATCAGACGAGCTTGAGGGCTTTTCCGGAGATGCTTCTGCAGCGCATGGGCAAGCAGACCGTGCCGACTGAAAATGGACTAAACCTTCCTTTCAATGGGGAAGTCGGCAGGCTGACTACAGGGGTTTATATGCAGGAGACACTTCCATCTTTCATGCAGGGAGATATGAAGGAAACAGGGATGAATACGGACCTGGCGCTGCTTGATCTTAATCTGCCTGTTAATCCGGATACTGGCTTAAGAGGGTCTGTCTTTTATACTGCAGCAGGTATTGATGGCGAGCCGCGCTATACGAGGAATGGGAATTTTACCATTGACGGCGGGGGCTACGTAACGACAGCGAGCGGATTATATATTCTGGATGATGCGGGTGAACGGATTCAGCTCTCCAGTGACCGCTTTACAGTGAGTGAAGATGGTGTGATTACAGGAGAAGCAGGTGAAACTGCGAGACTAGGCATTATGTATGCCCAAAATCCTGAAAGCCTTCGAAAAGAAGGCGACGGACTGTTTGCAGCGACAGAAGAGAGCGTCCTTGAGAATGCCTATAATGCACAGAATGTCCAATTCAAGCTGCAGCAGGGCTATTTGGAGCGTTCCAATGTAGATGCTTCCCGGACCATGACGGATATGATGACAGCCTATCGCTCTTTTGAAGCAAACCAAAAGGTCCTGCAGGCTTATGACCGCAGTATGGAGAAAGCCGCAAATGAAATCGGACGGATCGGGTAA
- a CDS encoding flagellar hook-basal body protein encodes MNRTMITATNTLAQLQKQMDIVSHNVANIDTAGYKRREANFTDLLFQQFNNQRNPNAETARLSPAGIRQGVGAKLAQSQIVMKQGALKATERPLDLAFTKEGQYFRVLEQTEDGAAVRFTRAGAFYLTPVSDSETMLVTGDGLPVLDENNNSIIINGQANKFKVTETGSFLAEAANGAIQEFNLGVVLINKPQFLEQKGDNLLGLPDGVDGEGIFTELNGALRGQIGMAQGSLEQSNVDMSKEMTDLINLQRAYQFQTRSVSMADQMMGLINGIR; translated from the coding sequence ATGAATCGAACCATGATTACGGCAACGAATACTCTGGCCCAGCTGCAGAAGCAGATGGATATTGTCAGCCATAATGTGGCCAACATTGATACAGCCGGCTATAAAAGAAGAGAAGCCAATTTTACCGATTTGCTTTTTCAGCAGTTCAATAATCAGAGGAATCCGAATGCGGAGACAGCAAGACTATCACCTGCAGGCATCAGGCAGGGAGTAGGGGCAAAGCTCGCGCAGTCTCAAATTGTCATGAAGCAGGGTGCTTTAAAGGCAACCGAACGGCCGCTTGATCTTGCCTTTACAAAGGAAGGGCAGTATTTCCGGGTGCTGGAGCAGACTGAAGACGGAGCAGCTGTCCGTTTTACCAGAGCGGGCGCCTTTTATTTAACACCGGTTTCAGATAGTGAGACCATGCTTGTGACAGGTGACGGACTTCCTGTTCTTGATGAAAATAATAATTCGATTATAATTAATGGACAAGCTAACAAATTTAAAGTGACCGAAACAGGGAGCTTTTTGGCAGAAGCAGCCAATGGTGCCATCCAGGAATTCAATCTTGGAGTGGTTCTGATAAACAAGCCTCAATTCCTGGAGCAAAAAGGGGATAATCTTCTTGGCCTTCCTGATGGAGTTGACGGAGAGGGGATCTTTACAGAGCTGAACGGTGCGCTCCGCGGCCAGATAGGAATGGCCCAGGGTTCCCTTGAACAATCCAATGTGGATATGTCCAAGGAAATGACAGATTTGATCAACCTGCAGCGTGCATATCAGTTTCAGACAAGATCTGTCTCCATGGCTGATCAAATGATGGGGCTGATCAACGGAATACGTTAG
- a CDS encoding DNA-directed RNA polymerase subunit beta, whose protein sequence is MSVNKSNQEAVKTREQLKKEPSKEESPRKGRVRIRLIPIWLRIIIVVLLIFLSVTAGAAVGYGVIGGGEVKDIFTRSTWMHIVDLVKKE, encoded by the coding sequence ATGTCAGTAAACAAAAGTAATCAAGAAGCAGTCAAGACGCGTGAACAACTGAAAAAAGAACCCAGCAAAGAAGAGTCACCGCGCAAAGGGCGGGTCCGCATTCGCCTTATTCCGATCTGGCTTCGGATTATTATTGTCGTGCTTTTAATTTTCCTGAGCGTTACGGCCGGAGCCGCGGTCGGATATGGAGTCATCGGCGGCGGGGAAGTAAAAGATATTTTCACAAGGTCCACCTGGATGCATATTGTGGATTTGGTTAAAAAAGAATAG